The Methylosinus sp. PW1 genome includes a region encoding these proteins:
- a CDS encoding TonB-dependent receptor yields MSAVSLAPIALVAASFQSNSAGAEEAKVADVVVGASSDGLTRQEEKVLLKTPRSAAIVNGKVADEELLVRLSDFQQLVPNYRPNVSNPQTSTPAIRGVGVGAGTGSGAESDTGFILDNVFWKNVGFQWGDYVDVESFEVGLGPQGTAYGKNTTVGNIIVRTQRPSFERKATIETSFGAYNQLIQRGNITGPIIDDRLAYRVGFYIDKGDGWIRDQVTGAGYLNNDRWGVRGQLLFVGDEVTDRLIFSHSVSHDRKWGTGSIGDSVLLYANGTRAAAYSRTLFNRLGRSVLTFDPYKPYVTGEGAHQADVTTVSNEVNWTLGENTLTSISAWGYFANRPHNSRGENLTEITDSHGNGKAVQVSQELRFASAPDQPLEWVVGLLALYEKVWSYNELDFGSDAARWFGTPTTDPALLWGFTAHADGQGRTFHMGEFGQTTYHFDDRWSLTFGLRDSFETKEGSNFGWLEAWSSKYAPLTVYNAARGAGGQGAYDTGGRSVSRNMLTGVFNPSFKYSDNVTFWGLVGRGEKAAAINTSARPILIGTTFKGFQPLFTRPESNWDYELGVKTNWLDGALIANFNVYWTDLFNFQANQVDTSYTDATGQPIRQTYLGSVPHVRLRGFEFTGRWNPLERLWFSFNGSFTDARYVDFPNAAPPADWTWPTPSSAPAGFVAAPLTLSLSNSRWQSLPKWAFNIGANYSAPIGAPFAGLGGWAEQPLTAFGYANLAWQDKTQLTNRWSTLQYWQPAYSIVNAGVGLRTDDERYSLNVWAKNIFDARYITAWSPGDASTPANVALLQQPRTFGGTLRIVLQ; encoded by the coding sequence TTGTCGGCCGTCTCTCTCGCGCCGATCGCTCTCGTGGCGGCGAGCTTTCAATCGAATTCGGCAGGCGCCGAAGAAGCCAAGGTGGCGGATGTCGTCGTCGGCGCGTCGTCGGACGGTCTGACCCGGCAGGAAGAGAAGGTTCTGCTGAAGACGCCGAGATCCGCGGCGATCGTCAATGGAAAGGTCGCCGACGAAGAGCTGCTCGTGCGCCTCTCCGATTTCCAGCAGCTCGTGCCGAACTATCGCCCGAATGTGTCCAATCCGCAGACATCGACGCCGGCGATCCGCGGCGTCGGCGTCGGGGCCGGCACAGGCTCAGGGGCCGAATCCGACACGGGCTTCATCCTCGACAATGTGTTCTGGAAAAACGTCGGCTTTCAGTGGGGCGACTATGTCGACGTCGAATCTTTCGAAGTGGGTCTCGGCCCTCAGGGCACGGCCTATGGCAAGAACACCACCGTCGGCAACATCATCGTGAGGACGCAGCGGCCCTCCTTCGAGCGCAAGGCGACGATCGAGACCTCCTTCGGCGCCTATAATCAGCTCATCCAGCGCGGGAACATCACCGGGCCGATCATCGACGACAGGCTCGCCTATCGCGTGGGCTTCTATATCGACAAGGGCGACGGCTGGATAAGGGACCAAGTCACCGGCGCCGGCTATCTCAACAACGACCGATGGGGCGTTCGCGGCCAGCTGCTCTTTGTCGGCGACGAGGTGACGGATCGGTTGATCTTCAGCCATTCGGTCTCGCACGATCGCAAATGGGGAACCGGCTCGATCGGCGATTCGGTGCTGCTCTATGCGAATGGAACGCGGGCGGCTGCCTATTCTCGGACCTTGTTCAACAGGCTCGGCCGGTCGGTGCTCACCTTCGATCCCTACAAGCCCTATGTGACGGGCGAAGGCGCGCATCAGGCCGATGTCACGACCGTCTCCAACGAAGTGAACTGGACGCTCGGGGAGAACACGCTCACCTCGATTTCGGCTTGGGGCTACTTCGCCAATCGCCCGCACAATTCACGGGGCGAGAATCTGACGGAGATCACCGACAGCCACGGCAATGGCAAGGCCGTGCAAGTGTCGCAGGAGCTGCGCTTCGCATCGGCGCCGGACCAGCCACTCGAATGGGTCGTCGGCCTTCTGGCGCTCTACGAGAAGGTCTGGAGCTACAACGAGCTCGACTTCGGTAGCGACGCCGCTCGATGGTTCGGGACGCCGACGACCGATCCTGCTCTGTTGTGGGGGTTCACCGCTCACGCCGACGGCCAGGGCCGCACCTTCCATATGGGCGAGTTCGGCCAGACGACCTACCATTTCGACGACCGCTGGTCGCTGACCTTCGGCCTGCGCGATAGTTTCGAAACGAAGGAAGGCTCCAATTTCGGCTGGCTGGAAGCCTGGAGCTCGAAATATGCGCCGCTCACCGTCTACAACGCCGCGCGCGGCGCGGGAGGCCAGGGAGCCTATGACACGGGTGGGCGGAGCGTGTCCCGCAACATGCTCACGGGCGTTTTCAATCCGTCGTTCAAATACAGCGACAATGTCACCTTCTGGGGCCTCGTCGGCCGCGGCGAGAAAGCCGCGGCGATCAACACCAGCGCCCGGCCGATTCTCATCGGCACGACATTCAAAGGCTTCCAGCCGCTGTTCACCCGGCCGGAGTCCAACTGGGACTATGAGCTCGGCGTCAAGACGAACTGGCTCGACGGCGCGCTGATCGCCAATTTCAACGTCTATTGGACCGATCTCTTCAACTTCCAGGCCAATCAGGTCGACACGAGCTACACCGACGCGACCGGCCAGCCCATTCGCCAGACCTATCTCGGCTCGGTGCCGCATGTGCGTCTGCGCGGCTTCGAATTCACGGGGCGCTGGAATCCGCTCGAGCGTCTGTGGTTCAGCTTCAACGGCTCCTTCACGGATGCGCGCTATGTCGATTTCCCCAACGCCGCGCCGCCCGCCGATTGGACTTGGCCCACGCCGTCTTCCGCTCCGGCGGGATTTGTCGCCGCGCCTCTGACGCTCTCCCTCTCGAACTCCCGATGGCAGAGTCTGCCGAAATGGGCGTTCAATATCGGCGCGAATTACTCCGCTCCGATCGGCGCGCCGTTCGCCGGCCTCGGCGGCTGGGCGGAGCAGCCGCTCACCGCCTTCGGCTACGCCAATCTCGCCTGGCAGGACAAGACGCAGCTCACCAATCGCTGGTCGACGCTCCAATATTGGCAGCCGGCCTATTCGATCGTCAACGCCGGCGTCGGCCTGCGAACCGATGACGAGCGCTACAGCCTCAATGTCTGGGCGAAGAATATCTTCGACGCGCGCTACATCACCGCTTGGTCGCCCGGCGATGCGAGCACGCCCGCAAATGTCGCGCTCCTCCAGCAACCGCGCACCTTTGGCGGCACGCTGCGCATCGTGCTGCAATGA
- a CDS encoding IS5 family transposase — protein sequence MPFKFHAKGRRHIPRQRHRVTNWRDYDAALRNRGSLTIWLTPEAIVGWRAQPRTTRGGQRHYSDLAIETALTLRAVFRLALRQSEGLIGSIMKMLEIDLPVPDHTTLSRRACGLSVCQPARMGTGELHLIVDSTGLKLRGAGEWLSEKHGTIKRRAWRKLHVGIDADTGEIVTFDLTDKDVDDASHVPALLDKLPLAAASFMGDGAYDREATCDAVLDRNPFARIIVPPCKGAVPGPTATIAPSQRDLHIHAIDARGRINWQKTSGYNKRSKVEVSIGRYKRVIGDALKSRHDDRRTTEVAIAVKSLNRMNELGSAKFVRAA from the coding sequence ATGCCTTTCAAGTTTCACGCGAAGGGCAGGCGCCACATTCCGCGTCAGCGTCATCGGGTCACGAACTGGCGGGACTATGATGCGGCGCTGCGCAATCGCGGCAGCCTTACGATCTGGCTCACGCCCGAAGCAATCGTCGGTTGGAGGGCGCAGCCTCGCACGACGCGGGGTGGACAGCGCCACTATTCGGATCTCGCCATTGAAACCGCCCTCACTTTACGCGCCGTGTTTCGATTGGCGCTGCGTCAGAGTGAAGGCCTGATCGGCTCTATCATGAAAATGCTGGAGATCGACCTGCCGGTTCCAGATCATACGACGCTGAGCCGTCGAGCATGTGGCCTGTCTGTTTGCCAGCCTGCGCGGATGGGAACCGGCGAGCTTCATCTGATCGTCGATAGCACCGGACTGAAATTGCGGGGCGCCGGCGAGTGGTTGTCTGAAAAACACGGAACCATAAAGCGCCGCGCCTGGCGCAAGTTGCATGTTGGCATTGACGCGGACACCGGCGAGATCGTCACCTTCGATCTCACGGACAAGGATGTCGACGACGCGTCTCACGTCCCCGCGCTGTTGGACAAGTTGCCCCTGGCTGCGGCTTCGTTCATGGGCGATGGCGCCTATGACCGGGAAGCGACATGTGACGCCGTTCTCGATCGAAATCCGTTCGCTCGTATCATCGTCCCACCCTGCAAGGGAGCCGTTCCCGGCCCCACGGCGACCATCGCGCCATCGCAGCGCGATTTGCATATTCATGCGATTGACGCACGCGGAAGGATAAATTGGCAAAAGACGTCGGGCTACAACAAGCGTTCGAAAGTCGAAGTCTCGATCGGTCGCTACAAGCGTGTCATCGGCGACGCTCTGAAATCGCGTCACGACGACCGTCGTACGACCGAGGTTGCGATCGCCGTCAAATCCCTCAACCGGATGAACGAACTTGGGTCGGCAAAATTCGTTCGAGCGGCGTGA
- a CDS encoding TonB-dependent receptor: protein MSAFGRRPCSTSGRALAGVVALIGATTVAAAQQAAQPATAQVEDVLVGSPKETGELSARKLQVLELPRPIVVVDPKAAVRERLERLTDFAEKVPNYRVEGGHPRRAATIRGVGLGAGSGDGAESDTGFIVDNVFWKNFGFQWGDFVDLESFELALGPQGTAYGKNTTVGNAIIRTQLPSFTRKATFETSFANNARFIEKLNVTGPIVDDKLAYRVTFYVDKDNGWIKDQVTGAGLRNSDRWGVRGQLLFVGDAVTDRLIFNYGRSNEYSNTGSCASSQCSSSNSFQVFANGTRPARTYSETFQQRLGRPVLTFDPYKPLLTSTPTFHQHQYTTSNELNLQIGENTLTSVSAYGHFRLLPRTPLGNELAEISGSRVESYVDQFSQEVRFASPTDQKLEWVTGVYSLYENVWNHNILEFGTDSARWFSRPALLKGMRSLREGKARTFDIAAFAQTTYHVDEQLALTFGFRDNYEIKEGSHLSWATLHQNQYTAAEQLEALRAGGAQQIFDTGGVTKYFNSITGIFNPKYRYDEHLLFYGLVGRGEKAGAVNTGAQPIVDSRGALKGWQPVVTKPEVSWDYEIGVKTNWLDGKLIANFNLYWNDLYQFQTNLTDASNIDSFGQPIRTTYLGNADHARLRGFEFDGRWSPAERLWINYSGAYTDARWVDFRDAPTPADWNWSTPTNPPAGFVRAPAALSRSNTRWEGVPMWSFNIGGNYEHPLGALFRDLGDWGNTPVTGFGYFNVAWQDKIRLTDPASVFQYWLSPVARVNLGFGLRSDDERYTLTFWTKNLLDKRPITAWSPGNISTSATIGWTNDWRTFGGTLLVKLD, encoded by the coding sequence ATGTCGGCTTTTGGCCGGCGGCCCTGTTCGACGAGCGGCCGCGCTCTGGCGGGGGTCGTCGCATTGATCGGGGCGACGACTGTCGCAGCGGCTCAGCAGGCTGCGCAGCCGGCGACCGCGCAAGTCGAGGACGTGTTGGTCGGCTCCCCGAAAGAGACGGGAGAATTGTCGGCCCGAAAGCTGCAAGTGCTGGAGCTTCCACGTCCGATCGTCGTGGTCGATCCCAAGGCCGCTGTGCGCGAACGCCTCGAACGCCTGACGGATTTTGCCGAAAAAGTCCCGAACTATCGTGTGGAGGGCGGCCATCCTCGTCGCGCCGCGACGATCCGCGGCGTTGGTCTCGGCGCCGGGTCGGGAGACGGCGCAGAATCCGACACGGGGTTCATCGTCGACAATGTCTTCTGGAAGAACTTCGGGTTCCAGTGGGGCGATTTCGTCGATCTCGAATCTTTCGAGCTGGCCCTCGGCCCCCAGGGCACTGCATATGGAAAGAACACGACGGTCGGCAATGCGATCATTCGCACGCAATTGCCGTCGTTCACGCGCAAGGCGACGTTCGAAACTTCCTTCGCCAACAACGCCCGATTCATCGAGAAGTTGAACGTGACAGGCCCGATCGTCGACGACAAGCTCGCCTATCGCGTGACTTTCTATGTCGACAAGGACAATGGGTGGATCAAGGACCAGGTCACCGGCGCCGGCCTTCGGAATTCGGATCGCTGGGGCGTGCGTGGGCAATTGCTCTTTGTAGGCGACGCCGTGACCGATCGACTGATATTCAATTACGGCCGGTCGAACGAGTACAGCAACACAGGATCATGCGCCAGTAGCCAGTGCTCTTCTTCCAATTCGTTCCAGGTCTTCGCGAACGGAACACGTCCGGCGCGCACTTACTCCGAAACCTTTCAACAACGCCTCGGCAGGCCTGTTCTCACCTTCGATCCCTACAAGCCGCTGCTCACGTCGACGCCGACATTCCATCAGCATCAATACACGACCTCCAATGAGCTGAACCTGCAGATCGGCGAGAACACGCTCACATCTGTTTCCGCCTATGGACATTTTCGGCTGCTACCGCGCACGCCACTCGGCAATGAGCTGGCGGAAATATCGGGCTCGCGCGTCGAGAGCTATGTGGATCAGTTTTCGCAAGAAGTGCGCTTCGCTTCGCCGACGGACCAGAAGCTCGAATGGGTGACCGGCGTCTACTCGCTATATGAGAATGTCTGGAACCATAATATTCTGGAATTCGGAACGGACTCGGCGCGATGGTTCTCCAGGCCCGCGCTGCTGAAGGGAATGCGGTCTCTCCGCGAGGGGAAGGCGCGAACCTTCGATATCGCCGCCTTCGCTCAAACCACCTATCATGTCGACGAACAGTTGGCGTTGACATTCGGATTTCGGGACAATTACGAGATCAAGGAAGGATCGCATCTCAGCTGGGCGACGCTTCACCAGAATCAATATACGGCCGCCGAGCAGCTCGAAGCGCTTCGCGCCGGCGGAGCCCAGCAAATATTCGACACTGGCGGCGTAACCAAATATTTCAATTCCATCACGGGCATTTTCAATCCCAAATATCGCTACGACGAACATCTCCTGTTCTACGGCCTGGTCGGACGCGGCGAAAAGGCGGGCGCAGTCAACACCGGCGCCCAACCGATCGTCGACTCGAGAGGAGCATTGAAGGGCTGGCAGCCCGTCGTCACCAAGCCCGAAGTCTCGTGGGACTACGAAATCGGCGTGAAAACGAATTGGCTCGACGGAAAGCTCATCGCCAACTTCAACCTGTATTGGAACGATCTCTATCAATTCCAGACGAATTTGACCGACGCGTCCAACATCGACAGCTTTGGTCAGCCGATCCGCACGACCTATCTCGGCAATGCCGACCACGCGCGGCTGCGTGGCTTCGAGTTCGACGGGCGCTGGAGTCCGGCCGAACGCCTCTGGATCAATTATTCGGGCGCCTACACCGACGCCCGATGGGTCGATTTTCGGGATGCGCCGACCCCTGCCGATTGGAATTGGTCGACTCCGACGAACCCGCCGGCGGGCTTCGTGAGAGCGCCAGCAGCCTTGTCGCGATCCAACACACGCTGGGAAGGCGTGCCGATGTGGTCGTTCAATATCGGCGGGAACTACGAGCACCCGCTCGGGGCATTGTTTCGAGATCTGGGAGATTGGGGAAACACGCCTGTGACGGGCTTCGGCTATTTCAATGTCGCATGGCAGGACAAGATTCGGCTGACGGATCCGGCTTCTGTCTTCCAATACTGGCTCAGCCCCGTCGCTCGCGTGAACCTGGGCTTCGGCCTGCGCTCGGATGACGAGCGCTACACGTTGACCTTCTGGACAAAAAACCTGCTGGACAAGCGGCCGATCACAGCCTGGTCGCCCGGAAACATATCGACCTCGGCGACTATCGGCTGGACCAATGATTGGCGCACATTCGGAGGTACTTTGCTGGTGAAGCTCGACTAG
- a CDS encoding TonB-dependent receptor, which produces MFPTVSGVAPQLRFCFLSSASSLSYLAAAAIALSTQMGESHAQDAQAPAALNVQVGDVVVPGEGDDRGETSRPVLQAQNKPRSIVVVDEKTLERENINRVDELQQKIPNYRANNGGTQQSSRQTIRWIGIGASGTGVGTESPTGYVVDNVFWRYWGFQWMDLFDLRSFEVAYGPQGTAGGKNTAAGSLIINNRLPSFTQQATIETNFANYDRVIEKVSVTGPIIDDALAYRVSFFMDKGDGWIRDQVSGAGYKNTDRWGVRGQLLYVGDEITDRLIFNYSTSHEYNGYNSAPYSDSFNIFANGTRPSSTYVQNVWRRLGKPILSLDPYKPSIARMGVDPVRTITVSNELNVGVGENIFTSISAYGFNRNEMRYFEDTQLLELWRGGMDTYVGQASQDFRLTSPKDRDLEWTAGVFLFYDDASNQMHHTVFGSDAAKFLSRPAALPGVGVWDYTKARAFQAAAYAQATYHVDEQLALTLGLRNSYEIRQGSVSQLNRYYPTVSAFDQDQAVIAAGSRGMSDTGGRTQKLNFVTGVFNPQYKLNDNLLLFGLVGRAEKAGAVNTSANPRYTLKNGVYTFNSFPTVITKPETSWDYEIGFKSNWLDNHFLFNATFYWNDFYNFQTNVVDGDSRDQDGTPLGLTTLGNAEHARIRGIELDGRWSPIERLWITFNAAFSDARWVSWPDAGAPSDWAWSSGNVAAPKSLSLSNTRWQGVPLWTFNIGANYEQPLGAVLAGVGGFGSFDDWTSKPLTAFGYFNVNWQDKTQLTNPWSVLQYWQGSYAIVNVGVGIRTDDDKYSLSFWAKNIGDERPFNSWDAGTATVPARVGLTRWPATFGGAFRVKLY; this is translated from the coding sequence ATGTTCCCCACTGTGTCCGGCGTCGCGCCACAACTCCGGTTTTGCTTCTTGTCCAGTGCGTCGAGCCTTTCATATTTGGCGGCGGCCGCCATCGCATTGTCGACGCAGATGGGCGAGTCTCACGCCCAGGACGCTCAAGCCCCGGCCGCATTAAATGTCCAGGTCGGCGACGTTGTCGTCCCAGGCGAGGGCGATGATCGAGGAGAAACCTCGCGCCCCGTCCTGCAGGCGCAGAACAAGCCCCGCTCCATCGTCGTCGTCGACGAGAAGACGCTGGAGCGCGAAAACATCAACCGCGTCGATGAGTTGCAGCAGAAAATCCCGAATTATCGCGCCAACAACGGCGGCACCCAGCAGTCGTCGCGCCAAACGATTCGCTGGATCGGCATCGGCGCCTCCGGCACCGGCGTCGGCACCGAGTCGCCGACAGGCTATGTCGTCGACAATGTGTTCTGGAGGTACTGGGGCTTCCAATGGATGGACCTGTTCGACCTGAGATCCTTCGAGGTCGCCTATGGACCTCAGGGCACCGCGGGTGGAAAGAACACCGCCGCAGGCAGCCTGATAATCAACAACAGATTGCCGTCCTTCACGCAGCAGGCGACGATCGAGACCAACTTCGCCAATTATGACCGCGTCATCGAAAAAGTTTCCGTCACCGGCCCGATCATCGACGACGCGCTCGCCTATCGCGTGAGCTTCTTCATGGACAAGGGCGACGGCTGGATTCGCGATCAGGTGAGCGGCGCCGGCTATAAGAACACCGATCGTTGGGGCGTTCGCGGGCAGCTTCTCTATGTCGGTGACGAAATCACCGACCGGCTCATTTTCAATTACAGCACCTCCCACGAATACAACGGCTATAACAGCGCGCCCTATTCCGACTCCTTCAACATCTTCGCCAATGGCACGCGTCCGAGCTCGACCTACGTCCAGAATGTCTGGAGGCGCCTCGGCAAGCCCATCCTATCCCTGGACCCCTACAAGCCGTCCATCGCGCGCATGGGCGTCGATCCGGTGAGAACCATCACCGTTTCGAACGAGCTCAACGTGGGCGTCGGCGAAAATATCTTCACGTCCATTTCGGCCTACGGGTTCAATCGAAACGAGATGCGATATTTCGAAGACACGCAGTTGCTCGAGCTCTGGCGCGGCGGCATGGACACCTATGTCGGACAGGCGTCGCAGGACTTCCGCCTGACTTCGCCCAAGGATCGGGATCTCGAATGGACGGCCGGCGTCTTCCTGTTCTATGACGACGCCTCCAATCAGATGCATCATACTGTCTTCGGCTCGGACGCCGCGAAATTCCTCAGTCGACCGGCCGCGCTCCCGGGCGTGGGGGTATGGGACTACACCAAGGCGCGAGCCTTTCAGGCCGCCGCCTACGCCCAGGCGACCTACCATGTCGACGAGCAGTTGGCGCTCACCTTGGGCTTGCGCAACAGCTATGAAATTCGCCAGGGTTCGGTCAGTCAGCTCAATCGGTACTATCCGACCGTTTCGGCTTTCGATCAGGATCAGGCCGTCATCGCCGCCGGCAGCCGTGGTATGTCGGATACGGGCGGCCGCACGCAAAAACTCAATTTCGTGACCGGGGTATTCAATCCGCAATATAAGCTGAACGATAACCTTCTCTTGTTTGGACTGGTCGGCCGCGCCGAAAAGGCGGGCGCCGTCAACACCAGCGCCAACCCGCGCTATACACTCAAGAACGGCGTCTACACATTCAACTCGTTTCCGACGGTCATCACGAAACCCGAAACCTCCTGGGATTATGAGATCGGCTTCAAGTCGAACTGGCTGGACAACCATTTTCTCTTCAACGCGACGTTCTACTGGAACGATTTCTACAATTTCCAGACGAATGTGGTGGACGGCGATTCTCGAGACCAGGACGGCACGCCTCTCGGCCTCACGACGCTCGGCAACGCCGAACATGCGCGCATTCGCGGCATCGAGCTCGACGGGCGTTGGAGCCCGATAGAGAGATTGTGGATCACCTTCAACGCGGCCTTCTCGGACGCGCGCTGGGTGAGCTGGCCAGACGCCGGCGCGCCGTCGGATTGGGCTTGGTCGTCCGGCAACGTCGCCGCGCCCAAGTCCCTGTCGCTTTCCAATACGCGCTGGCAGGGCGTTCCGCTGTGGACATTCAATATCGGCGCGAACTACGAGCAGCCGCTCGGGGCCGTTCTCGCCGGTGTTGGCGGTTTCGGAAGCTTCGACGACTGGACCTCGAAGCCGCTCACGGCGTTCGGCTATTTCAACGTCAACTGGCAGGACAAGACACAGCTGACCAATCCCTGGTCGGTTCTGCAATATTGGCAGGGAAGCTACGCGATCGTGAACGTCGGCGTCGGCATCCGCACGGATGACGACAAATACAGCCTCAGCTTCTGGGCCAAAAACATCGGCGACGAGAGACCCTTCAACTCATGGGACGCTGGAACCGCCACTGTTCCCGCGAGAGTCGGCCTCACTCGCTGGCCGGCGACCTTCGGCGGCGCGTTTCGCGTGAAGCTCTACTGA
- a CDS encoding M20 aminoacylase family protein, which yields MTVSIETLSERAGAVAAAVARHANEFVALRRDIHRHPELAFQERRTSELVAARLADWGFEVTRGLGGTGVVGTLKRGEGPRSLGLRADMDALPIAETTGLPYASIREGVMHACGHDGHTAILLAAARQLAEAGDFRGTLNVIFQPAEEIGAGARRMLDDGLLERFPCDAIFGLHNWPGLAAGRLAFVPGPAMASVDQAHVTVRGKGGHGAEPQDTIDPIVVAAHIVTALQTIVSRNVDPLDMAVVTVGSIHGGSASNIIPESVEMKLTARAFRPQARKLLEERIPALVRAQAESFGAVADVRYRLGFPPVVNHAAETELARLTALETFGETRVEESFPPRTASEDFAFFLDARPGSFLFLGNGDSCSLHNSGYDFNDESLAPAAVYWALLAESFLS from the coding sequence ATGACGGTTTCGATCGAAACCCTTTCCGAGCGCGCCGGGGCCGTCGCCGCGGCGGTCGCCCGCCACGCCAATGAATTCGTCGCGCTGCGCCGGGACATTCATCGCCATCCCGAGCTCGCCTTCCAGGAGCGTCGCACGAGCGAGCTCGTCGCGGCGCGTCTCGCCGATTGGGGCTTTGAGGTGACGCGTGGCCTCGGCGGAACCGGCGTCGTCGGCACGTTGAAGCGCGGCGAGGGGCCGCGCAGCCTCGGCCTGCGCGCGGATATGGACGCGCTGCCCATCGCCGAGACGACAGGACTGCCCTACGCCAGCATCCGCGAAGGCGTGATGCACGCCTGCGGACATGACGGACATACGGCGATCCTGCTCGCCGCCGCCCGTCAGCTGGCCGAAGCGGGAGATTTTCGCGGAACGCTCAACGTCATCTTCCAGCCGGCCGAGGAGATCGGCGCCGGCGCCCGGCGCATGCTGGACGACGGCCTTCTGGAGCGTTTTCCCTGCGACGCGATCTTCGGGCTGCACAATTGGCCCGGCCTCGCGGCGGGAAGGCTGGCTTTCGTCCCCGGCCCGGCAATGGCGTCCGTCGATCAGGCGCATGTCACCGTGCGCGGCAAGGGCGGCCATGGCGCCGAGCCGCAGGACACGATCGATCCGATCGTCGTCGCCGCCCATATCGTCACGGCCCTCCAGACGATCGTCTCGCGCAATGTCGATCCTCTCGACATGGCGGTCGTGACCGTCGGCTCGATCCATGGCGGCTCCGCATCCAACATCATTCCCGAGAGCGTCGAAATGAAGCTCACGGCCCGCGCATTCAGACCACAGGCGCGCAAGCTGCTCGAGGAGCGCATACCAGCCCTCGTGCGTGCGCAGGCGGAGAGCTTCGGCGCCGTCGCGGATGTGCGCTATCGGCTCGGTTTTCCGCCGGTCGTCAATCACGCCGCCGAGACGGAGCTGGCGCGGCTGACAGCGCTCGAGACATTCGGCGAGACACGCGTCGAAGAGAGCTTTCCGCCGCGCACAGCGAGCGAGGATTTCGCCTTCTTTCTCGATGCGAGGCCGGGCTCGTTCCTGTTCCTCGGCAATGGCGACAGCTGCTCGCTCCACAATTCCGGCTATGATTTCAACGACGAGAGCCTCGCGCCCGCGGCCGTCTATTGGGCGCTTCTCGCGGAGAGCTTTCTCTCCTGA
- a CDS encoding GNAT family N-acetyltransferase, with the protein MTDRFLYASPLDPRAAPLLDDLVREYDARYGDFFGPEGGTGEVNRYPPEAFAPPEGNFLLLLRGEETIGGGAFRRYDETTAEFKRIWTRSDLRRQGLARALVQELEAQALRQGYSRIFLTTGCRQPEAANLYLTSGYRALFDLAADLEALRILPFEKHLPFCLRIVGVQSRSDSSVS; encoded by the coding sequence ATGACGGATCGTTTTCTCTACGCTTCTCCGCTCGATCCTCGCGCCGCGCCGCTGCTCGACGATCTGGTCCGGGAATATGACGCGCGTTACGGCGATTTTTTCGGCCCCGAAGGCGGAACGGGCGAGGTCAATCGCTATCCGCCCGAAGCCTTCGCGCCGCCCGAGGGCAATTTCCTGCTGCTCTTGCGCGGAGAGGAAACGATCGGCGGCGGAGCCTTCCGCCGCTATGACGAGACGACCGCGGAATTCAAGCGCATCTGGACGCGGAGCGACCTGCGCCGACAAGGGCTGGCGCGCGCCCTGGTCCAGGAACTCGAGGCCCAAGCTCTTCGCCAGGGCTATTCGCGCATATTCCTGACCACCGGCTGCCGTCAGCCGGAGGCGGCCAATCTCTATCTCACATCGGGGTATCGCGCGCTCTTCGATTTGGCGGCGGACCTGGAAGCTCTCCGAATTCTGCCCTTCGAGAAGCATCTGCCGTTCTGTCTGAGGATCGTGGGCGTGCAATCCCGCTCAGACAGCAGCGTCTCATGA